A genomic window from Sorex araneus isolate mSorAra2 chromosome 2, mSorAra2.pri, whole genome shotgun sequence includes:
- the LOC101553800 gene encoding histone H2B type 1-K-like has product MPESAAASKKGSKKAVTKAQKKDGKKRKRSRKESYSVYVYKVLKQVHPDTGISSKAMGIMNSFVNDIFERIAGEASRLAHYNKRSTITSREIQTAVRLLLPGELAKHAVSEGTKAVTKYTSAK; this is encoded by the coding sequence ATGCCGGAGTCGGCTGCCGCTTCCAAGAAGGGCTCCAAGAAGGCCGTGACCAAGGCGCAGAAGAAGGACGGCAAGAAGCGCAAGCGCAGCCGCAAGGAGAGCTACTCGGTGTACGTGTACAAGGTGCTCAAGCAGGTGCACCCCGACACGGGCATCTCGTCCAAGGCCATGGGCATCATGAACTCGTTCGTGAACGACATCTTCGAGCGCATCGCCGGCGAAGCGTCCCGCCTGGCGCACTACAACAAGCGCTCGACCATCACGTCTCGGGAGATCCAGACGGCCGTGCGCCTGCTGCTGCCCGGGGAGCTGGCCAAGCACGCCGTGTCCGAGGGCACCAAGGCCGTCACCAAGTACACCAGCGCCAAGTGA